From Candidatus Margulisiibacteriota bacterium:
AAAATACCGACTGTTGCTGGCCCACAAACATCATGAGTCATAAGTACATCAATGTTAACCCAAATATTTTCGCCAGGTGTTACTGTTTTTTTATTGGCTGCTTTTGCTAAAATTTTTTCCGTTATAGTTTGTCCCATTACTTCTCCTTTAAAAATCTCTGTTTCTGTTCCCAACTATTCTTAACATTAAAATGAAAAGATTAATGAAGTCTAGGTAAAGCGTTAATGCTCCAAATATTGCCAGTTTTTTGTGTTCTTCCTCAGAAGCTGCGTTTTGTGAAATAAGCTTAAGTTTTTGTACATCCCAAGCTGTCAGTCCAATGAAGATTGCAACACCTGCATAAGAGATTAACCAGTACATAAACTCGCTTTTTAAAAACATATTAATTACGCTCGCGATTATTATTCCAATGAGCCCCATGAACATAAGTTGTCCCATCTCTGATAAGTCGCTTTTTGTTGTATAGCCATAAATTGTCATGGTAGCAAAAGTGCCTGCAGTGATAAAGAAAGCAAGAGCAATTGAAGCGCCAGTATACATTAGAAATAAGCCTGAGAGGGTAATGCCGTTTAGAATGGAGTAGCCAAGGAAGATCATAGACGCTTGTTGTTCGCTAAAGGAGTTAATTTTTGCGGCAAGCATGCCAACAGCAAATAGCTGTAAGATAATTAATCCAAAAAATATAATGGTGTTACCTAGAAAAAAATTAATAAGTGCTGGGGACGATGCAACGTACAGGGATGTTACCCCAGTAGCGAGTAGTCCAAGTGTCATCCAAGAGAAAACTCTGTTAAAAAAAGTTTTTTGTGAACTGATAGCAATATTTGTTTTTGATTGATTCATAATGTGCCTCCTTAGGGTTTTGTTTATTATATAGCGAAAAGACTAAAGCTAAAAGCTTAAAGCTAAAGGCTAAAGTTCAAAAGCTTAAATATTGAATTGTTTATTTGTTTAACTGTGGAATTATTGATGTTTTTATTTTTTGGATAAAAGTTAATAAACCAAATTCTTTGAACAGTTCAACAGATAAACAGCGACGTAGTTAACTAAACAGATAAAACATAAAAAATTCATATTTCTAATGTTTAGTGAGCTTTGATAAAGGGAATAGCTCTAATGTAAAGAAAAATTGGGGGGAATAAAATGAGTTTGGCACAAAAGGTATTAACCAAAGAAGATATGGTTATGTTAAATGTTGATAAAAAAGAAGTTTATGAAATGGTCTTGAAAAAAATGCAAGACAAAATAAGCTTTTATAACAATTCTATTGAGGATGAAAGCTTAGAGCTTATTATTAAAGATAAAGATGTTTGTCGTGTTGAGTTTGTTATTAATAATTCAAAATGGACATCAGTTGATAACGCAAAAAGTATCTTAGGGATATTAGATGGTGAATTGGAATATAAAGAGTTTGCTCCAGTAATTGCCAAAAGAGATTTTAAACAAAATTTGGCAGGTTATTTTAACGTGGCCGCTTAAAAAAGGTTTGAAAAAAAGATTGTTGTTTTATTTGATAAGAGAAAATTAAAAATAAGAAGTTTAAAAAACAGAAAATAGGGCATAAGAGATTATATAGATACGGGGACTGCTATCGGACTGCAGGGGGTAAGATAGCAGTAGGGGATTTAAAAAAGTGAGCTGTGCTCACTTTTTTATTAGGTAGCTGACTCTGACTCCTGTTGAATAAATATCGCTCCAATGTAAATTTGTTTTTGCTTTAGGTGGTTCTAATTCTTGCCATTTCATCTTCGGATTTTTAAGATGTTTTTCCCAGTTTAATTGTTTGTAACTTACATTTAGGGCTTGAAAATAAAGTTCTAATAATTGTTTTGTAGGACAAGTTAGCAAAGTTAGCGGATTTTGCTTTGGCTGGGGTTTGAAAGTGTTTTGCTCAAGCTCGTAGTGTTTCTGTTTTTTTGCTTTAGTAATAGAGTGAAGCATGAGTGGTTGTTGTAATGCATCTTCAGAAAGAGTTTGGAAATACTTAGGACCATCTTTTCCTTGAATAATATTATAGTAAGCAGTGAAAGTGTCTAAGATTATTGCTTCTTTGGCAACTTTTTTCATGAGTTTAAGTAGATGGAAATTGTCTGGAATGTAATAAAGAAGGCCAAAACAAAGTATGGTATCAAAGGAGTTTTCTGCAAGATTGGTTAAATATTCTATGACATCTTGTTTAATAAATTCTACATTTGTTGATTTTGCTTGTATTGCGAAATTTTTTGCTTGTTTAATTAGGCTTCCATCTCCGTCTATTCCAACTATTTTTTTTGCTCCAAGGGATGAGCAGATAGATGTCATTGTTCCGAAATGACAACCTAGGTCCAAAACAGCTTTGTCTTTAATATGTTTTTTGTTTTTATAAAGTAAAATATTGGCTCTAGCGTTAGTTGCTTCGTGCGAATAGGGGATAGCCCAACGGGTTTGACGGGTATCATTTGTAATATAGACTGACGTTTCTGGTAGGAGTTCTGACATGTTTAGAATTATAAAGGTTTATTTAAGAAATATCGACAGTGTGTTTATGTTTTGATGTTTTTATAGAAAAGCAGACAATAGGTCATTAATGCTTTTATCGTTTTTAAAGTCTAAGGAGTTGAAAACTTCCATAGAATTCATCAAATCAAATCCTTGGGATAAGAATATTTTTTGAGCATTTTTCAGTGTATTTTTTTTTGTGTGTTCTTGCGCTTTAGACAAGAAGCTGTTTATTAGATAATCTGGGAGGTTATTTGTCTTTACGATTGTTCCATCACTAGTGGCAATGATCCCATATTGCTTAATAATTTGCTTGTTTTTTTCAGTTGGCATAATTACTGTTCTTAGAATAACTAGTACAATAAAGTAATTAGCTGATAAATGCATTATTAAGTCCATAGTTTTTTTTAATGTTTCAGGTGTGTCTTGAAAATGTGGCATCATAAAATTACAAATTACTGGCATGTTAAGAGAAGTAGTGATTTTTAAAAACGAATCTACTGTTTTTAATGAAATATTTTTGTTATTCATGTTTAATATTTGCTGAGAGCCGCTTTCTATTCCAATCTCAATAAATTTGTTACCTGAAGATTTAATTAATTCTATTAATTCTTTATCATCCATATAGTTATCAACACGCATATTGCCAGTCCATTCAATGTTTTCTTTTTCTAGGGCAGTACATAATTCAACTAATCTTTCTTTTGATTGGTTCAGTGTTTCGTCGGTTAAGAAGAATTGTGTATATTGAGGATAAGTTTTTTTTATAAAACGAATTTCTTCAATGATATTTGGAACAGATCTTGATCTAAAGGGATTGTTGTTGCAAGAGTTTATGCAAAAGCTACAATTATGAGGGCAATAACGACTACCTATTATATAGCATGATTTTGGACCCATTGTTTTTAGGTATTTGTTTATGTCCACCCATTCCCTGTCTGGAAAGGGTAAAGAGTCAAGCGTATGTGTTGGTTTTACTCTTGGAGTTTGAAGTATTTGGTTGTTAAACAAAAAAGCAATATTAGGTATGCTATAGGGGTTGAAGTTTGGATTCTTTATATTGGTTAATAATTGGTACAAAGGTTCTTCTCCTTCACCAAAGATAAGGTAATCAAGATAGGTTTGATTTAAATGATCTAATAAAAATTCAACATGGGGACCTCCCCAAATTATTTTGATATTAGGATATCGTAGTTTAATGCTTTCAGATAATTCAATTGTTGTTTGAATTGTTCTATAGCAAACAGAAACACAAGCGTATTCAATTTTATTGTCAGCAATAGTTTTATAAACAGTTTCCTCGGTATCGATTAATAGGTCTATTCCAAGTGGAGATAGCCCTTTGCTTTTTAGGTACGAGATTAAATAACTAATTCCAAGAGGAGGATGGGTTTGAATATAGGTTTTTTTTTGTTTTATTTGAGTAAAAATGAATAATATTGACATATTAACTACAGAGTATCCCGCAGAAGTTTAAGTATTGAAAGCATTTTTCAACTTTAGTAAAGCCTGCGTCTTGAATCAGTCTTTTGTTCTCTTCGTAAGTTAGTGGTATCAATACATTTTCTAGTGCTTGTCGTTTTTGTTTGACTTCCATTTTGCTGTATCCTTGTTGTTCTTTGAAAAGCTCATGGATACTAATAAAGTCATCTTTGAATTCTTTGCTGATGATTTTTTCAAAAATAATAACAGTTCCGTTAGGAGTTAGTGCATTTTTAATTTTTTTTAATAATTCAACTCTTTTAGGTATCGTCATAAACTGCAATAAATAGTTCATGACTACCGCTGAAGTGTTCTCATATTGAATGTTTAGCACATCAGCGTAAATAAAATTAATGTTTTTTAGGTCTTTGCATTTATTTTTTGCTTTCTCAATCATCGCCAGAGAATAATCTATGCCAATCATGCTTGATATGTTTGGAGATAATTTGCTTAGTGTTTTGAATGTTTCACCAGTTGAACAACCAAGGTCATAGATATTTGTTCCTTTTTGGTAAAAATTAAGGACAGTGTTTGCTATTAACATCTGCGTGTCTTGATAGCAGGGAACAGATCTGGAAATCATGTCGTCAAAAACTTCTGCAACATTTTCATTAAAAGAGAAAGCTGGTAGTGGGTCCATTTCTTTAGAATAAATGTCATCTTTTTTCATATGTATAGATTATATCATTTTTTTGAACTTGGGAAAGCAGTTATTATAACGTAGTTAAATATATAATATAAATATTTGACGTTATAATAATAAATTGATATTTTATAAGTATGTTAATTGTGGTGTTTTTATCAATCATTGTTGCGATTATTGCAGCAGTATATGCGCAGATATATTTTGGGTTCTTTGTTTTATTGTTTGGTCTGCTTTTGTTTGGTTTTAAAAGGAAAGAGTATAGGGTTTTTTTATTTTTAACAATTATTTTTTCAATATTCTTTTTTTATACATTTTTTGTAATTCAAAATAAGGCAAAAGTGTTCCAAGAGATTGGCCTTGTTGCTCCAGCAGTCCGCTTGCAAGGATTTGTTAAAAATACTTATAGCTATGGTTTTCTGTGTAAGGTAATTGATGATGATGTTTTGTCTGGTAAAGAGTTTATGGTTTATAAGAAACAACATAACTTGGTATTGGGTGACAAGGTTAGCGTGGCTGGAAATTTGATGGTTGAAAAGAGCATGACTAAATTGGAGCTATTAAGTAAGCCAGTCGCATCAATTTTTCCAAGACAAATAATCAAAGTGCAAGATAGTTGGCTGAAGTGGGTTTATGACCTTAAAAATAAATTTATTGTTAATGTTAAACAATATCTCCCTGAATATTATGCAAATTTTTTGATTGGTCTTTTGATTGGGGTCAATGGTATCGAACTAGATAGCAGTCTTCAGGATGTGTTTTTAAGCTTAGGATTACTGCATATGTTGGTGGTGTCTGGAGCGCAAGTCGCTTTGCTTACCAGCATTCTGCTTAAGTTTCTTTCTGTCTTTAATCTTCCTAAAAAAGTTAATTTTGTAGTCGTGCTTTTGTTTAATGTCATTTTTTTGCTATTTGTTGGAGGCGAAATATCTGTGTTAAGGGCAGTTATTATGATGCAAATAACTATATTTTTGAATTATGATAATAGAGCAAAGACAACTCTTCAAGTCTTAGCATTGACGGGAATAGTAATGCTTATCTATTCACCTGGGATGCTTTTTTCACTTAGTTTTATTCTTTCTTTTTGCGCAACATTTTCTGTTGTGGAAATTTCTCCTTTAATTCAGAAAATGTTAGAAAAGAATGAGTATATTCCAGAGTTCCTAGAAGAGCCCTTGGGTGTTTCATTAGGTCCGATACTTTTAACATCTCCCATTATTTTTTTAATCAATCGTCGATTTGATGTTTTGGCTTTGTTTGCCAATATGTTGTTTGGCCCTGTTGTTGAAGTTGTAGTTATTGTAGGGTTTATGGGGATGGTTCTTTCTGTTGTTTGTGGGTTATTAGCAATACCATTACTTAAGTTTACCTTTGGCTTAATGGTTATAATGAAAACTGTAGCTGATTTTTTGTATTCTCTGCCAGGTAGGAGTGTGTTTTTTAAACAAGCCTTTACTATAAATGTTGCAGTTTATTATTTATTTGTTTTTACCTGGCTTTATAAAAGAGAGTTGTTTCGTAAGTATTGGAGTTCCTTTGTAATAATCCTGATATCTATAATTATAGTAAATTTTTGGTTTTTTACAGACCAAGCAGAAAGAGAATTATATTTTTATAATAGAAAAGATTGGTTTGCTGTTGTATATATTAATAAAGATAAGAGCCTGATGATAGTTTCTGAAGAGGATTTAGAAAAAGAAAAATACTTACTAAAGAAAATTTATCAGCCAACATTGTTTTTGATTGTTGATTTGCAGTTAAAAGGAGATGTGGGTAAACGTTTATCGTTACAGGCTGGGGATACGCTTTCTTTTGGTGAGATGAAGATTAGTAATAAGAGTGGTTCCATTGAGTTTCATGATAAATTAATAAGAGTAAACATTATTAGAGATGTTTCACTTGTTGATAAAATATCCGGCGTAGCTTATTTCCCTTTGTTAAATAGGGTTAATGGAAAGTTACCATTAATTAAAGCCGACATTATTCTTTTGCCCTGCCAAGAATCTCAAGGTCAAATTATTTCTACAAAGAAAGACATAGTGAGGATTGATTATAAAAGAGAAAAATATCACATATATTAATAGTTTTAAATGCAAAAAATGAGTAGTGGGTACTAGGGGGAGCGTTAACTTTATGTTATACTAATCACTGAAAATTGCCTTTTAAAAGAACAAGGAACGGAGTGGAAAAATAAATGAGTGAATCACTATCATACAAAGATTCTGGCGTTGACATTGAAGCTGGATATGCATCAGTTAAGAAATTTACCCCAAAGGTTAAGAGTACCTTTAATTCGCAGGTCCTAGATAATTTCGGTAGTTTTGGTGGAATGTTTTGTCCTGATTTTTCTGAATACGAAGAGCCTGTTCTTGTTTCTGGTACTGATGGTGTCGGGACAAAATTATTATTAGCAATAGAGCAAGACAAGCATGATACTATTGGTATTGATTTAGTAGCGATGTGTGTAAATGATATTATTTGCTTAGGTGCTAAACCTTTATTTTTTTTGGATTACATTGGAATACATCAGCTAGAACCAGACAAGGTTGCTATGATTGTTGATGGCATTGTTGAAGGATGCAAAATGTCTAGATGTGCTTTGATAGGTGGCGAGACCGCAGAAATGAGAGATGTCTATAAAAAGGGCGACTATGATTTAGCAGGTTTTGTTGTTGGTGTTGTAGATAAGAAGAAAGCAATAACTGGCGACAAGGTTACTGCTGGAGATGTTATCCTTAGGCTTCCCTCTTCTGGACTGCATAGCAACGGATATTCTTTAGCAAGAAAAGTCATTGATAGGTTAGAAGGTGAAGCGAAAAAAGCTTTATCTGAAGAAGCCTTAATTCCAACACTAATATATGTTCAGAAGGTTTTGTTGCTTTGTTCTAAGCATGACATTCATGCTATTGCAAATATAACTGGTGGTGGACTTAGAGAAAATGTTGAACGTGTATTATCTGTAGGATTAGACGCTGTAATTGATACTAATAGCTGGGAAAAGTTGCCAATATTTGAGGCTATACAAAGAGTGGGAAAGATAAGTGACCATGAAATGTATAAAACATTTAATATGAGTGTGGGCATGATAATGGTAACTGACACTGAAACAGCTGATAAAATCATGGCAGAAGATCCAGCGATTACGGTTATCGGGAAGATTACTAAAGGTTCGAAGAAAGTAATACTTGAGGGGATTATTGAGTCTTGATTAAACTTGGGGTTTTAGGATCTGGTAGAGGTTCAAACTTTCAAGCTATCTATAAGAATATATTAAACGGAACTCTCAAGGCAGAAGTTGTGGTTGTTATTTCTAATAAAGAATCAAAGATGTTAAA
This genomic window contains:
- a CDS encoding Bax inhibitor-1/YccA family protein → MNQSKTNIAISSQKTFFNRVFSWMTLGLLATGVTSLYVASSPALINFFLGNTIIFFGLIILQLFAVGMLAAKINSFSEQQASMIFLGYSILNGITLSGLFLMYTGASIALAFFITAGTFATMTIYGYTTKSDLSEMGQLMFMGLIGIIIASVINMFLKSEFMYWLISYAGVAIFIGLTAWDVQKLKLISQNAASEEEHKKLAIFGALTLYLDFINLFILMLRIVGNRNRDF
- a CDS encoding methyltransferase domain-containing protein, whose amino-acid sequence is MSELLPETSVYITNDTRQTRWAIPYSHEATNARANILLYKNKKHIKDKAVLDLGCHFGTMTSICSSLGAKKIVGIDGDGSLIKQAKNFAIQAKSTNVEFIKQDVIEYLTNLAENSFDTILCFGLLYYIPDNFHLLKLMKKVAKEAIILDTFTAYYNIIQGKDGPKYFQTLSEDALQQPLMLHSITKAKKQKHYELEQNTFKPQPKQNPLTLLTCPTKQLLELYFQALNVSYKQLNWEKHLKNPKMKWQELEPPKAKTNLHWSDIYSTGVRVSYLIKK
- a CDS encoding radical SAM protein; translation: MSILFIFTQIKQKKTYIQTHPPLGISYLISYLKSKGLSPLGIDLLIDTEETVYKTIADNKIEYACVSVCYRTIQTTIELSESIKLRYPNIKIIWGGPHVEFLLDHLNQTYLDYLIFGEGEEPLYQLLTNIKNPNFNPYSIPNIAFLFNNQILQTPRVKPTHTLDSLPFPDREWVDINKYLKTMGPKSCYIIGSRYCPHNCSFCINSCNNNPFRSRSVPNIIEEIRFIKKTYPQYTQFFLTDETLNQSKERLVELCTALEKENIEWTGNMRVDNYMDDKELIELIKSSGNKFIEIGIESGSQQILNMNNKNISLKTVDSFLKITTSLNMPVICNFMMPHFQDTPETLKKTMDLIMHLSANYFIVLVILRTVIMPTEKNKQIIKQYGIIATSDGTIVKTNNLPDYLINSFLSKAQEHTKKNTLKNAQKIFLSQGFDLMNSMEVFNSLDFKNDKSINDLLSAFL
- the cmoA gene encoding carboxy-S-adenosyl-L-methionine synthase CmoA; this encodes MKKDDIYSKEMDPLPAFSFNENVAEVFDDMISRSVPCYQDTQMLIANTVLNFYQKGTNIYDLGCSTGETFKTLSKLSPNISSMIGIDYSLAMIEKAKNKCKDLKNINFIYADVLNIQYENTSAVVMNYLLQFMTIPKRVELLKKIKNALTPNGTVIIFEKIISKEFKDDFISIHELFKEQQGYSKMEVKQKRQALENVLIPLTYEENKRLIQDAGFTKVEKCFQYLNFCGILCS
- a CDS encoding ComEC/Rec2 family competence protein translates to MLIVVFLSIIVAIIAAVYAQIYFGFFVLLFGLLLFGFKRKEYRVFLFLTIIFSIFFFYTFFVIQNKAKVFQEIGLVAPAVRLQGFVKNTYSYGFLCKVIDDDVLSGKEFMVYKKQHNLVLGDKVSVAGNLMVEKSMTKLELLSKPVASIFPRQIIKVQDSWLKWVYDLKNKFIVNVKQYLPEYYANFLIGLLIGVNGIELDSSLQDVFLSLGLLHMLVVSGAQVALLTSILLKFLSVFNLPKKVNFVVVLLFNVIFLLFVGGEISVLRAVIMMQITIFLNYDNRAKTTLQVLALTGIVMLIYSPGMLFSLSFILSFCATFSVVEISPLIQKMLEKNEYIPEFLEEPLGVSLGPILLTSPIIFLINRRFDVLALFANMLFGPVVEVVVIVGFMGMVLSVVCGLLAIPLLKFTFGLMVIMKTVADFLYSLPGRSVFFKQAFTINVAVYYLFVFTWLYKRELFRKYWSSFVIILISIIIVNFWFFTDQAERELYFYNRKDWFAVVYINKDKSLMIVSEEDLEKEKYLLKKIYQPTLFLIVDLQLKGDVGKRLSLQAGDTLSFGEMKISNKSGSIEFHDKLIRVNIIRDVSLVDKISGVAYFPLLNRVNGKLPLIKADIILLPCQESQGQIISTKKDIVRIDYKREKYHIY
- the purM gene encoding phosphoribosylformylglycinamidine cyclo-ligase yields the protein MSESLSYKDSGVDIEAGYASVKKFTPKVKSTFNSQVLDNFGSFGGMFCPDFSEYEEPVLVSGTDGVGTKLLLAIEQDKHDTIGIDLVAMCVNDIICLGAKPLFFLDYIGIHQLEPDKVAMIVDGIVEGCKMSRCALIGGETAEMRDVYKKGDYDLAGFVVGVVDKKKAITGDKVTAGDVILRLPSSGLHSNGYSLARKVIDRLEGEAKKALSEEALIPTLIYVQKVLLLCSKHDIHAIANITGGGLRENVERVLSVGLDAVIDTNSWEKLPIFEAIQRVGKISDHEMYKTFNMSVGMIMVTDTETADKIMAEDPAITVIGKITKGSKKVILEGIIES